A single Sporosarcina sp. FSL W8-0480 DNA region contains:
- a CDS encoding YlaN family protein: protein MDIELQETYQEKAMKQLQADADKIAQLIKVQMDHLTMPQCPLYEEVLDTQMYGLSREIDFAVKLGLIEREKGKDILSLLEKEMNILHELYTKK, encoded by the coding sequence GTGGATATTGAATTGCAGGAAACCTATCAGGAAAAAGCAATGAAACAATTGCAAGCTGATGCAGATAAAATCGCACAACTTATAAAGGTACAGATGGATCATTTGACTATGCCACAATGCCCTCTTTACGAGGAAGTATTGGATACCCAGATGTACGGCTTATCAAGAGAGATTGATTTTGCTGTCAAGCTTGGCTTGATTGAGCGTGAAAAGGGGAAGGACATCCTTTCATTGTTAGAAAAAGAGATGAACATTCTGCATGAGCTATATACAAAAAAATAA
- a CDS encoding YlaI family protein: MRVKCVLCDEIGQLHDDTPLAKKLRNHPINTYMCERCNERIAEFTNIRVNSGNFKFYRSSHSAENKF; the protein is encoded by the coding sequence TTGCGAGTAAAATGTGTCCTCTGCGACGAAATAGGGCAGCTACATGATGATACTCCACTTGCTAAAAAGCTCAGGAATCATCCGATCAATACCTATATGTGCGAACGATGCAACGAACGCATTGCAGAGTTTACAAACATACGGGTAAACTCCGGGAATTTCAAATTCTATCGGAGCTCCCATTCCGCTGAGAATAAGTTTTAA
- a CDS encoding peptidyl-prolyl cis-trans isomerase, with protein METIVTVKGNVKYTITLDPTVWIFDDRKIDLNTYFSEQRIEIDEDEKYLNSMGKHWSREIMEGAIFPPTLKTEKKFDRQKMVTGTFGILLKPFLKNAVPADDAETITFITSTNQEETFPLSKAEDFIFKFSQDGKPLTDDGPVHLLFNDGSNIENPLKGISSIIIK; from the coding sequence TTGGAAACAATCGTAACAGTTAAAGGAAATGTAAAATATACTATCACTCTCGATCCGACTGTATGGATCTTTGATGACCGTAAAATTGATTTAAATACGTATTTTAGCGAGCAACGAATTGAAATAGATGAAGACGAGAAGTATTTAAATAGCATGGGCAAACATTGGTCCAGGGAGATCATGGAAGGAGCTATTTTCCCTCCTACATTAAAAACAGAAAAAAAGTTCGACCGTCAAAAAATGGTTACAGGTACATTCGGGATTTTACTGAAACCCTTCCTGAAAAATGCTGTTCCGGCTGATGATGCGGAGACGATCACCTTCATCACTTCAACTAATCAAGAAGAAACGTTTCCCCTTTCTAAGGCTGAAGATTTCATCTTTAAGTTCAGTCAAGACGGCAAGCCATTAACGGATGACGGACCTGTACATCTGTTATTTAACGATGGTTCGAATATCGAAAACCCTTTAAAAGGAATTAGCAGTATCATTATTAAATAA